One part of the Arachidicoccus terrestris genome encodes these proteins:
- a CDS encoding TolC family protein: MKYRLNKSLLFIALLIIAKCSEAQPDSLFPKVQPAIFSLSDILDSIDARNPGLQQFDYKAQASYARGEAARSWAPPSAGIGLSEFPYSAASTMDGNGSTSRKMLMLRLQQMFPNFSRQRKEQAVHRSYAQQYQDDRETMKNRLFAKAKLAYYDTYTAAKKIKVIGEQQKQLKLLIQIAEGRLAYGKARLANIYKARAKLSDLTSMKIKLQSMHDQAVAVLNSLMNLPIDASLQLDTATAVMEQHADILQVDSSYIQKHRSDIQHIGDEIHSMRLKQEVVSAERKPTFGLSFDNMRMPVRMEGKNSSMYMYNVMAMVSIPIAPWFSKGYKAEARSIDDQIHAMQKMQDGQVHEVIGNIRKDWLRLQSARKDLNIFQSQVIPAYGKVFQSNLNAFSENTGDIYETLSAWDELTMKKLTYYDKLETLLNIQVMLETEMQAY, encoded by the coding sequence ATGAAATATAGACTCAATAAATCGCTACTTTTTATAGCGCTGTTGATCATCGCGAAATGCAGTGAGGCGCAACCGGATTCACTTTTCCCAAAAGTGCAGCCGGCAATCTTCAGTTTATCTGACATACTCGACAGTATCGACGCGCGCAATCCGGGACTACAGCAATTTGATTATAAAGCCCAGGCCAGTTATGCCAGGGGCGAAGCGGCCAGGTCTTGGGCGCCTCCTTCAGCGGGGATAGGCCTGAGTGAATTTCCCTATTCTGCTGCCAGTACAATGGATGGTAATGGCAGTACGAGCCGCAAAATGCTGATGCTGCGGCTGCAACAGATGTTTCCCAATTTTAGTCGGCAACGTAAAGAACAGGCCGTCCACCGGTCCTATGCGCAGCAGTATCAAGATGATAGGGAAACCATGAAAAACAGGCTTTTTGCGAAGGCAAAGTTGGCCTATTATGATACATATACAGCCGCGAAGAAAATCAAGGTGATCGGGGAACAGCAAAAGCAGCTAAAGCTCTTGATTCAAATCGCTGAGGGGCGTCTGGCCTACGGTAAAGCAAGGCTTGCCAATATTTATAAAGCAAGGGCCAAGCTTAGCGACCTTACGTCCATGAAGATCAAATTGCAAAGCATGCATGATCAGGCTGTTGCTGTCCTGAACAGCCTCATGAATTTACCTATAGACGCTTCTTTGCAACTGGACACCGCAACCGCTGTCATGGAGCAGCACGCTGACATACTACAGGTGGACTCATCCTATATTCAAAAACACCGCAGTGATATACAACATATAGGGGATGAGATCCATAGCATGCGGTTAAAACAAGAGGTCGTCTCTGCTGAAAGAAAACCGACGTTTGGTCTCAGTTTCGACAATATGCGCATGCCGGTTCGGATGGAAGGAAAAAACAGCAGCATGTATATGTATAATGTGATGGCGATGGTATCTATTCCCATTGCGCCCTGGTTTTCTAAGGGGTATAAAGCTGAGGCCCGTTCTATTGATGATCAGATACATGCCATGCAGAAGATGCAGGACGGTCAAGTTCATGAAGTGATTGGTAATATCCGTAAAGACTGGCTCCGCCTGCAGTCCGCAAGAAAGGATCTTAATATCTTTCAGTCGCAGGTGATACCGGCCTATGGCAAAGTGTTTCAGTCCAATTTGAATGCGTTTAGTGAAAATACGGGTGATATTTATGAAACCCTGTCCGCCTGGGATGAGCTGACCATGAAAAAGCTGACGTATTATGATAAACTGGAGACGCTGTTGAACATTCAGGTCATGCTGGAAACAGAGATGCAGGCATATTGA